In Nicotiana tabacum cultivar K326 chromosome 2, ASM71507v2, whole genome shotgun sequence, the following proteins share a genomic window:
- the LOC107774733 gene encoding subtilisin-like protease SBT6.1 isoform X1 gives MPQTPQRSVFTFSLISLLISYTLLRLYPSISFHLLNNPQNQTLALPTPTASELYTNSGPHDYQHLWRQESCSRNYIVRFYHYKEAEDLRNYLQNYVKLKGWEWIERKNPAARFPTDFGLVAIEESVKELLLENFRKLDLVKDVSLDLSYQRVVLEEKNEKIGAFIDGNKRAGKIFTAMSFSEDQNYAVANTSNMKISWKRELLMQKSQVTSLFGAESLWSRGYTGAKVKMAIFDTGIRSDHPHFRNIKERTNWTNEETLNDNLGHGTFVAGVIAGQDEECLGFAPDTEIYAFRVFTDAQGSIGETNSGSPVRECNNLKRRSYNFARCQCSLQVSYTSWFLDAFNYAIATNMDVLNLSIGGPDYLDLPFVEKVWELTANNIIMVSAIGNDGPLYGTLNNPADQSDVIGVGGIDYSDHIASFSSRGMSTWEIPHGYGRVKPDIVAYGREIMGSKISTGCKSLSGTSVASPVVAGIVCLLVSIIPENKRKDILNPASVKQALVEGAAKLPGPNIYEQGAGRVNLLESFEILKSYEPRASIFPGVLDFTDCPYSWPFCRQPLYAGAMPVIFNATILNGMGVIGYVESPPTWHPFDEEGNLLSIHFTYSDVIWPWTGYLALHMQIKEEGAQFSGVIEGNVTVKIHSPPALGEKSRRSSTCVLQLKLKVVPTPPRSVRILWDQFHSIKYPPGYIPRDSLDVRNDILDWHGDHLHTNFHIMFDTLRDAGYYIETLGSPLTCFDARQYGTLLLVDLEDEYFPEEIKKLRDDVINSGLCVVVFADWYNVETMVKMRFFDDNTRSWWTPVTGGANIPALNDLLASFGIAFGNKILNGDFVLNGEQSRYASGTDILKFPRGGYLHSFPFMDSSESGATQNLLLSGMTKTDTPILGLLEVGGSRIAVYGDSNCLDSSHMVTNCYGLLKKMLDFTSRNIKDPVLFSDSLRQEKSLYADKNQLPTRRTDVNFSTYSRVVGKELICGRDSRFEVWETKGYNLQVRGRNRRLPGYPVIDLGRGLNSTVDTPVSVLTNTTQNMDDSPGKYWGFFYRDDIDMPVLVATHWLVPAIVAITGLLILFWRMQKHRRRRRGSGSGRFTNL, from the exons ATGCCCCAAACTCCTCAAAGATCTGTATTCACATTCTCTCTTATCTCCCTCCTTATCTCATATACTCTCCTCCGCTTGTATCCATCTATTTCCTTTCACCTCTTGAATAACCCTCAAAACCAAACCCTTGCATTGCCTACACCAACAGCATCTGAGCTATATACTAACAGTGGCCCTCATGACTACCAACACCTCTGGAGGCAAGAATCCTGTAGCAGAAACTATATTGTCCGATTCTATCATTATAAGGAAGCTGAAGATCTTCGTAATTATCTGCAGAACTATGTGAAATTGAAGGGGTGGGAATGGATTGAGAGAAAAAATCCTGCTGCAAGGTTTCCTACAGACTTTGGATTGGTGGCAATTGAGGAGTCAGTGAAAGAACTTCTGTTAGAAAATTTCAGAAAGTTAGATCTTGTAAAGGATGTTTCTTTGGATTTGAGCTATCAAAGGGTAGTTCTTGAAGAGAAGAATGAAAAGATTGGGGCTTTTATTGATGGGAATAAGAGGGCGGGAAAGATTTTTACAGCTATGTCCTTCAGCGAAGATCAAAACTATGCAGTGGCCAACACAAGTAACATGAAGATTAGTTGGAAAAGAGAGCTATTGATGCAG AAATCTCAAGTCACATCCCTTTTTGGGGCAGAGTCACTCTGGTCGAGAGGGTACACTGGTGCCAAAGTTaaaatggctatttttgacaCAGGTATACGGTCAGATCATCCTCATTTCCGCAATATTAAG GAACGCACGAATTGGACCAACGAAGAGACACTGAACGACAATCTAGGCCATGGGACATTTGTAGCTGGTGTCATTGCTGGTCAGGATGAAGAATGTCTTGGTTTTGCTCCTGACACAGAGATATATGCTTTCCGTGTTTTCACAGATGCTCAG GGTTCAATTGGAGAAACCAACAGTGGAAGTCCGGTACGAGAATGTAACAATCTCAAGAGGAGGTCATACAATTTTGCAAGATGCCAATG CTCATTGCAGGTATCTTACACATCATGGTTTCTTGATGCATTCAATTACGCAATTGCAACCAACATGGATGTGCTGAATTTGAGTATCGGTGGACCTGATTATTTAGATCTCCCTTTTGTGGAAAAG GTTTGGGAGCTTACAGCAAACAATATTATCATGGTTTCAGCTATTGGGAATGATGGACCACTGTATGGTACTCTAAACAATCCAGCAGATCAAAGTGATGTTATTGGTGTTGGTGGCATTGATTACAGTGATCACATAGCTTCTTTTTCCTCTCGTGGCATGAGTACCTGGGAGATTCCTCATGG TTATGGTCGTGTAAAGCCTGACATTGTTGCGTATGGACGTGAGATAATGGGATCCAAAATTAGTACAGGTTGTAAAAGTTTATCCGGCACAAGCGTGGCGAGTCCTGTGGTTGCTGGTATAGTATGCCTTCTTGTTAGCATAATACCTGAAAACAAGCGAAAGGACATTCTAAATCCAGCTAGTGTCAAACAAGCACTGGTTGAGGGGGCTGCAAAGCTTCCTGGTCCCAACATATACGAGCAGGGTGCAGGCAGGGTTAATTT GTTGGAGTCCTTTGAAATTTTGAAGAGCTATGAACCTCGAGCAAGTATTTTTCCAGGTGTTCTTGATTTCACCGACTGCCCATACTCTTGGCCTTTTTGCCGTCAACCGCTTTATGCTGGTGCCATGCCAGTCATATTTAATGCCACTATTTTAAATGGAATGGGTGTAATTGGTTATGTCGAAAGCCCACCTACATGGCACCCCTTTGATGAGGAAGGCAACCTTCTTAGCATCCATTTTACCTATTCAGATGTCATTTGGCCCTGGACTGGTTATCTTGCACTGCACatgcaaatcaaagaagaaggagCTCAGTTTTCAGGGGTAATTGAAGGTAATGTGACTGTCAAGATCCACAGCCCACCTGCTCTAGGTGAAAAGAGTCGTCGAAGTAGTACCTGTGTCCTTCAATTGAAATTAAAAGTGGTTCCTACTCCACCAAGATCTGTGCGGATATTGTGGGATCAATTTCACAGTATCAAATATCCTCCTGGTTATATTCCAAGGGACTCCTTAGATGTTCGGAATGACATTCTTGACTGGCATGGGGATCATCTGcacacaaattttcacataatgttTGACACACTAAGAGATGCTGGATACTATATTGAGACTCTTGGCTCTCCTCTTACATGCTTTGATGCTCGCCAGTATGGTACACTTCTTCTGGTGGATCTTGAGGATGAATACTTCCCTGAAGAGATCAAGAAACTGAGAGATGATGTCATTAATTCAGGTCTCTGTGTAGTTGTATTTGCTGACTGGTACAATGTAGAGACAATGGTAAAAATGAGGTTCTTTGATGACAATACACGTAGCTGGTGGACTCCAGTCACTGGAGGTGCCAATATTCCCGCCTTAAATGATCTTTTGGCATCCTTTGGGATTGCATTTGGGAATAAAATTCTGAATGGCGATTTTGTTCTCAACGGTGAACAGAGTCGGTATGCATCTGGGACTGATATTCTAAAGTTCCCAAGAGGTGGATACTTGCACAGCTTCCCCTTCATGGATAGCTCAGAGAGTGGGGCCACACAGAATCTCCTTTTATCTGGCATGACCAAG ACAGATACACCTATTCTTGGTCTTTTGGAGGTTGGTGGGAGTCGAATTGCAGTATACGGCGACTCTAATTGCTTGGACAGCAGCCATATGGTTACCAATTGTTATGGGCTTCTGAAGAAAATGCTAGATTTTACAAGCAGGAATATAAAAGATCCTGTGCTTTTCTCAGATTCACTTAGACAGGAGAAATCATTATATGCTGATAAGAACCAGCTACCAACCCGTAGAACAGATGTGAATTTCTCTACTTATTCTAGAGTTGTTGGAAAGGAGTTGATCTGCGGGCGTGATTCTAGATTTGAAGTATGGGAAACTAAGGGTTACAATTTACAGGTCAGAGGAAGGAACCGTAGACTACCTGGCTATCCTGTTATTGACTTGGGTAGAGGTTTAAATTCTACAGTTGACACACCTGTTTCAGTATTAACTAACACAACACAGAACATGGACGACTCTCCTGGAAAGTACTGGGGCTTCTTTTACAGAGATGAT ATTGACATGCCCGTGCTTGTAGCTACTCACTGGTTAGTTCCAGCAATTGTTGCCATCACAG GTCTATTGATACTATTCTGGCGCATGCAAAAGCATCGGAGGAGGAGGAGAGGTTCCGGTTCTGGTCGGTTTACTAATTTATAG
- the LOC107774733 gene encoding subtilisin-like protease SBT6.1 isoform X2 — protein MPQTPQRSVFTFSLISLLISYTLLRLYPSISFHLLNNPQNQTLALPTPTASELYTNSGPHDYQHLWRQESCSRNYIVRFYHYKEAEDLRNYLQNYVKLKGWEWIERKNPAARFPTDFGLVAIEESVKELLLENFRKLDLVKDVSLDLSYQRVVLEEKNEKIGAFIDGNKRAGKIFTAMSFSEDQNYAVANTSNMKISWKRELLMQKSQVTSLFGAESLWSRGYTGAKVKMAIFDTGIRSDHPHFRNIKERTNWTNEETLNDNLGHGTFVAGVIAGQDEECLGFAPDTEIYAFRVFTDAQVSYTSWFLDAFNYAIATNMDVLNLSIGGPDYLDLPFVEKVWELTANNIIMVSAIGNDGPLYGTLNNPADQSDVIGVGGIDYSDHIASFSSRGMSTWEIPHGYGRVKPDIVAYGREIMGSKISTGCKSLSGTSVASPVVAGIVCLLVSIIPENKRKDILNPASVKQALVEGAAKLPGPNIYEQGAGRVNLLESFEILKSYEPRASIFPGVLDFTDCPYSWPFCRQPLYAGAMPVIFNATILNGMGVIGYVESPPTWHPFDEEGNLLSIHFTYSDVIWPWTGYLALHMQIKEEGAQFSGVIEGNVTVKIHSPPALGEKSRRSSTCVLQLKLKVVPTPPRSVRILWDQFHSIKYPPGYIPRDSLDVRNDILDWHGDHLHTNFHIMFDTLRDAGYYIETLGSPLTCFDARQYGTLLLVDLEDEYFPEEIKKLRDDVINSGLCVVVFADWYNVETMVKMRFFDDNTRSWWTPVTGGANIPALNDLLASFGIAFGNKILNGDFVLNGEQSRYASGTDILKFPRGGYLHSFPFMDSSESGATQNLLLSGMTKTDTPILGLLEVGGSRIAVYGDSNCLDSSHMVTNCYGLLKKMLDFTSRNIKDPVLFSDSLRQEKSLYADKNQLPTRRTDVNFSTYSRVVGKELICGRDSRFEVWETKGYNLQVRGRNRRLPGYPVIDLGRGLNSTVDTPVSVLTNTTQNMDDSPGKYWGFFYRDDIDMPVLVATHWLVPAIVAITGLLILFWRMQKHRRRRRGSGSGRFTNL, from the exons ATGCCCCAAACTCCTCAAAGATCTGTATTCACATTCTCTCTTATCTCCCTCCTTATCTCATATACTCTCCTCCGCTTGTATCCATCTATTTCCTTTCACCTCTTGAATAACCCTCAAAACCAAACCCTTGCATTGCCTACACCAACAGCATCTGAGCTATATACTAACAGTGGCCCTCATGACTACCAACACCTCTGGAGGCAAGAATCCTGTAGCAGAAACTATATTGTCCGATTCTATCATTATAAGGAAGCTGAAGATCTTCGTAATTATCTGCAGAACTATGTGAAATTGAAGGGGTGGGAATGGATTGAGAGAAAAAATCCTGCTGCAAGGTTTCCTACAGACTTTGGATTGGTGGCAATTGAGGAGTCAGTGAAAGAACTTCTGTTAGAAAATTTCAGAAAGTTAGATCTTGTAAAGGATGTTTCTTTGGATTTGAGCTATCAAAGGGTAGTTCTTGAAGAGAAGAATGAAAAGATTGGGGCTTTTATTGATGGGAATAAGAGGGCGGGAAAGATTTTTACAGCTATGTCCTTCAGCGAAGATCAAAACTATGCAGTGGCCAACACAAGTAACATGAAGATTAGTTGGAAAAGAGAGCTATTGATGCAG AAATCTCAAGTCACATCCCTTTTTGGGGCAGAGTCACTCTGGTCGAGAGGGTACACTGGTGCCAAAGTTaaaatggctatttttgacaCAGGTATACGGTCAGATCATCCTCATTTCCGCAATATTAAG GAACGCACGAATTGGACCAACGAAGAGACACTGAACGACAATCTAGGCCATGGGACATTTGTAGCTGGTGTCATTGCTGGTCAGGATGAAGAATGTCTTGGTTTTGCTCCTGACACAGAGATATATGCTTTCCGTGTTTTCACAGATGCTCAG GTATCTTACACATCATGGTTTCTTGATGCATTCAATTACGCAATTGCAACCAACATGGATGTGCTGAATTTGAGTATCGGTGGACCTGATTATTTAGATCTCCCTTTTGTGGAAAAG GTTTGGGAGCTTACAGCAAACAATATTATCATGGTTTCAGCTATTGGGAATGATGGACCACTGTATGGTACTCTAAACAATCCAGCAGATCAAAGTGATGTTATTGGTGTTGGTGGCATTGATTACAGTGATCACATAGCTTCTTTTTCCTCTCGTGGCATGAGTACCTGGGAGATTCCTCATGG TTATGGTCGTGTAAAGCCTGACATTGTTGCGTATGGACGTGAGATAATGGGATCCAAAATTAGTACAGGTTGTAAAAGTTTATCCGGCACAAGCGTGGCGAGTCCTGTGGTTGCTGGTATAGTATGCCTTCTTGTTAGCATAATACCTGAAAACAAGCGAAAGGACATTCTAAATCCAGCTAGTGTCAAACAAGCACTGGTTGAGGGGGCTGCAAAGCTTCCTGGTCCCAACATATACGAGCAGGGTGCAGGCAGGGTTAATTT GTTGGAGTCCTTTGAAATTTTGAAGAGCTATGAACCTCGAGCAAGTATTTTTCCAGGTGTTCTTGATTTCACCGACTGCCCATACTCTTGGCCTTTTTGCCGTCAACCGCTTTATGCTGGTGCCATGCCAGTCATATTTAATGCCACTATTTTAAATGGAATGGGTGTAATTGGTTATGTCGAAAGCCCACCTACATGGCACCCCTTTGATGAGGAAGGCAACCTTCTTAGCATCCATTTTACCTATTCAGATGTCATTTGGCCCTGGACTGGTTATCTTGCACTGCACatgcaaatcaaagaagaaggagCTCAGTTTTCAGGGGTAATTGAAGGTAATGTGACTGTCAAGATCCACAGCCCACCTGCTCTAGGTGAAAAGAGTCGTCGAAGTAGTACCTGTGTCCTTCAATTGAAATTAAAAGTGGTTCCTACTCCACCAAGATCTGTGCGGATATTGTGGGATCAATTTCACAGTATCAAATATCCTCCTGGTTATATTCCAAGGGACTCCTTAGATGTTCGGAATGACATTCTTGACTGGCATGGGGATCATCTGcacacaaattttcacataatgttTGACACACTAAGAGATGCTGGATACTATATTGAGACTCTTGGCTCTCCTCTTACATGCTTTGATGCTCGCCAGTATGGTACACTTCTTCTGGTGGATCTTGAGGATGAATACTTCCCTGAAGAGATCAAGAAACTGAGAGATGATGTCATTAATTCAGGTCTCTGTGTAGTTGTATTTGCTGACTGGTACAATGTAGAGACAATGGTAAAAATGAGGTTCTTTGATGACAATACACGTAGCTGGTGGACTCCAGTCACTGGAGGTGCCAATATTCCCGCCTTAAATGATCTTTTGGCATCCTTTGGGATTGCATTTGGGAATAAAATTCTGAATGGCGATTTTGTTCTCAACGGTGAACAGAGTCGGTATGCATCTGGGACTGATATTCTAAAGTTCCCAAGAGGTGGATACTTGCACAGCTTCCCCTTCATGGATAGCTCAGAGAGTGGGGCCACACAGAATCTCCTTTTATCTGGCATGACCAAG ACAGATACACCTATTCTTGGTCTTTTGGAGGTTGGTGGGAGTCGAATTGCAGTATACGGCGACTCTAATTGCTTGGACAGCAGCCATATGGTTACCAATTGTTATGGGCTTCTGAAGAAAATGCTAGATTTTACAAGCAGGAATATAAAAGATCCTGTGCTTTTCTCAGATTCACTTAGACAGGAGAAATCATTATATGCTGATAAGAACCAGCTACCAACCCGTAGAACAGATGTGAATTTCTCTACTTATTCTAGAGTTGTTGGAAAGGAGTTGATCTGCGGGCGTGATTCTAGATTTGAAGTATGGGAAACTAAGGGTTACAATTTACAGGTCAGAGGAAGGAACCGTAGACTACCTGGCTATCCTGTTATTGACTTGGGTAGAGGTTTAAATTCTACAGTTGACACACCTGTTTCAGTATTAACTAACACAACACAGAACATGGACGACTCTCCTGGAAAGTACTGGGGCTTCTTTTACAGAGATGAT ATTGACATGCCCGTGCTTGTAGCTACTCACTGGTTAGTTCCAGCAATTGTTGCCATCACAG GTCTATTGATACTATTCTGGCGCATGCAAAAGCATCGGAGGAGGAGGAGAGGTTCCGGTTCTGGTCGGTTTACTAATTTATAG